The nucleotide sequence GTTTGTTCATCTGTAAATGCAACTGTATCTTATGATGATAAAGCCATTATCATCAATGGTAGAAGAAGAATCCTTATGTCTGGTTCAATTCATTACCCAAGAAGCACCCCTGAGGTATTTCTTACTCCATCTTGTTAAAGATTGTATTTTTTTCAATTGGGTTTCTTGATATTAATTTATTCTTTATTAAGTGCAATTGCTCTTGATTCTTGCAATGCTCCATTAAAAAGATAATATTTTTCTGTGGCTTTTGTTCACTGTGAGTTAGGTGTGTAAAGATTATGTCTTTACATGTGGGTTTCTCTGATTTATAAAATTAGCCTGATTCTTGAATTCTTGATCTTGGTTCTTTGTGACAAGTTTCGTTTTTGATATGGTTTGTATTGATTTCACCATTTGGGGTGATTGTAGTCTTTAAATCCTCAATGTCTCAAAAGTTGTTGCCTTTATGTCTTGAAAAATTTAGGATGTTTTATTACTAATTTTTCAAACATTTATTATACTTTTTCTATAAATTGTTTTGTCCTGTCTATTGACAGATGTGGCCAGACCTTATACAAAAGGCCAAAGATGGTGGCTTGGATGTCATacagacttatgtattttggaatGGACATGAACCATCTCCTGGGAAGGTATAATTAATtactaaataattatgttatgatgTAAATTTGTGTACATTAACACTTCATATGATGAATTTCATTTTTCCAGTACAATTTTGAGGGGAGGTATGATTTGGTCAAGTTCATAAAGCTGATACAACAAGCAGGCCTTTATGTTCATCTGCGCATCGGCCCTTATGTTTGTGCTGAATGGAATTTTGGGTAAACACTAAACCTTTATCATGTTTGATCACAACTTACACTTTTGTAGTGGCAGTTTTTCGCATCTTATACATAGGCCATATGAGAATAAAAACAAATATTTTGGAATTAGCGGTCCATATAAACTGTAACTAAAAGTAATCAATTTAAAGGAGGAAAACATGGGATTATTTTATCAATTTGAGATGCATAAAGCTAAGTATGCTCTGTTTTGGATACAGGGGATTCCCTGTTTGGCTTAAATATGTACCTGGAATGTCTTTTCGAACGGACAATGGACCTTTCAAGGTTAGCAATTTGAATTTTGAAAGTTGTCTTGAATAATTCAGTATAGGTAATCTAATTTTGTTTAttaaatttttctgtttttatctaCATTAAGATTGCAATGCAAGGATTTACGACGAAAATAGTcaacatgatgaagtcagcggaactATTTGAACCACAAGGAGGTCCAATTATCATGTCTCAGGTTTTGACCTTACCTAATTAATAAAAGTAGTTAATCCTACTTTTTAGAATCTATCTGAATCTTGGTGGTTGTGTTTGTAGATAGAAAACGAGTACGGGCCAGTCGAATGGGATATAGGTGCCCCTGGAAAAGCTTACTCTAAATGGGCTGCCCAAATGGCTAATGGTTTAAAAACCGGTGTCCCGTGGATCATGTGCAAACAAGAAGATGCCCCTGATCCAATGGTAACCAATTTCTAATATCTTTCAGAGCCTTAAAACTATATGTGTAATATGTTGCAGATGATTGAAAATAAAATATTCAAAACTTGTTACTCTAGTGCATCATCCAAATCTTGTATGTGCCACTGTAATTTTGATATCACTAAAGCTCATAAAGCTCATGAGGTGTTAATTTGGTTGTACATACAAGTTAGCCTGAAGTCCTAACTTTGTATCTCTCTTTCTAACATGTTAATTACATGACAGATTGACACATGTAATGGTTTCTACTGTGAGAAATTCACTCCTAACAGACCATACAAACCTAAAATGTTTACAGAGCTTTGGACTGGCTGGTAAGTCATGTAAATGTTATCACAATTATTTTGTAAGGAATTTAAAACCACTCTCTAAAATTTAAATTTTGTACAATTTTTTTGGTATTGAAGGTTCACGGAATTTGGTGGCCCAATTCCTACCAGACCTGTAGAAGATATAGCATATTCAGTTGCAAGATTCATACAGAATAACGGCTCTTTTGTTAATTATTACATGGTAAATCTCTGTCAAAATGGTGTAAATTGTTATATATTTTGGCCCTCTGCTCCTTGTGTTGTTTCTTTCCTTTGGTAATGATAtcctgcttttcaaaaaaaaaaaaaaaattgttatataTTTTACCTTATCTAGTTATTAtatctatatactatatatatatacattttgggctccAGTACCACGGGGGAACAAATTTTGGGCGCACAGCAGGAGGTCTGTTCATCACTACAAGTTATGATTATGATGCTCCCATAGATGAATATGGTATGCAAGTTTACAATAAGATCATATTCTAATATtctaataatttattattatataatataatatatatgtaaaggCTATGAGTTAGGTAATTATAAAATATCCGCGTAATGTTTCAGGATTACTGAATGAACCCAAATGGGGGCATTTAAGGGATTTACACACGGCCATTAAACTAGTTGAGCCTGCTTTAGTTTCAGCCTATCCTACTGTTACATATCCTGGAAAGAATCAAGAGGTTAGACTAGTGTAATAATTCACAAAAAATAATGTATTTTTTAACACCTTGATTATCGTCAGCTTAGATCCCTGTATGTTAATTAACCACAGATACATGTATTTCAACCGAAATCCGGAGGTTGTGCTGCATTTCTCTCAAACTTTGACCCACAATTTTCGGCAAAAATGAGCTTTGGAAATGTACAATATAACCTCCCTCCTTGGTCAATTAGCATTCTTCATGACTGTAAAGACGAAGTATTCAACACTGCAAAGGCGAGAAATTTTACCCATTTCTTATTCTAATCATAGCTGCAAAATGTGCTAAAAACAAGTAAAGACAAATTAAGTTGCAGGTTAAAGCTCCGAGCACACTAAAAAAGATGACAGCTGTTGGGACGTTCAAGTGGCAATCGTACAATGAAGAAGCTCCATCTGCTGATGGTGGTGATACTCTTGCAATGGAAGGGTTGTACGAGCAGTTAAATGTTACTAGAGATGCATCTGATTACTTGTGGTACCTTGCAGAGTGAGTAAAACACCGATTTTATTATTTAGTATTCTGAATTCTCATAATTGATAGCTATATCCATACATGATTAAACAAATATTTAACTAAGTTATATATGATTTTCCAGCATAAATGTATCACCCGATGAACAATTTTTAAAGAATGGGCAGTTACCTACGCTCACAGTGATGTCAGCAGGGCATGCTTTGCATGTTTTTATCAACAATCTACTGTCAGGTAAATCTAGTATTTAAGAAGTCAGGGGTGAAACGAGTCAAATTTATTACCACATATAAGGAGTTAAGGGTGGCAAGATGGGTGAATCAGGAAACGGGTCAATTATAGTACCGGTCTATTTGTCAGCTTCACAGATAAAGCAAACTTGACTCTTGATTGTATTGTCCTATTATAGGAACGGTCTGGGGATCACT is from Rutidosis leptorrhynchoides isolate AG116_Rl617_1_P2 chromosome 10, CSIRO_AGI_Rlap_v1, whole genome shotgun sequence and encodes:
- the LOC139871943 gene encoding beta-galactosidase-like, with protein sequence MWRMPRIAILLLLVIFSCVCSSVNATVSYDDKAIIINGRRRILMSGSIHYPRSTPEMWPDLIQKAKDGGLDVIQTYVFWNGHEPSPGKYNFEGRYDLVKFIKLIQQAGLYVHLRIGPYVCAEWNFGGFPVWLKYVPGMSFRTDNGPFKIAMQGFTTKIVNMMKSAELFEPQGGPIIMSQIENEYGPVEWDIGAPGKAYSKWAAQMANGLKTGVPWIMCKQEDAPDPMIDTCNGFYCEKFTPNRPYKPKMFTELWTGWFTEFGGPIPTRPVEDIAYSVARFIQNNGSFVNYYMYHGGTNFGRTAGGLFITTSYDYDAPIDEYGLLNEPKWGHLRDLHTAIKLVEPALVSAYPTVTYPGKNQEIHVFQPKSGGCAAFLSNFDPQFSAKMSFGNVQYNLPPWSISILHDCKDEVFNTAKVKAPSTLKKMTAVGTFKWQSYNEEAPSADGGDTLAMEGLYEQLNVTRDASDYLWYLADINVSPDEQFLKNGQLPTLTVMSAGHALHVFINNLLSGTVWGSLKNPKLTFSQNVKLRAGVNKISLLSVSVGLSNVGTHFETYNVGILGPITLKGLNEGTRDLTNQKWSYKVGLRGESLSLHTLDGSSSVEWLQGSMVAQKQPLTWYKTTFNAPEGNEPLALDMNGMGKGQIFVNGEGVGRHWPGNKARGNCNKCSYTGIYNENKCNQYCGDPSQRWYHVPRSWLRPSGNLLVIFEEWGGNPEWITLVKRTT